In Pelmatolapia mariae isolate MD_Pm_ZW linkage group LG2, Pm_UMD_F_2, whole genome shotgun sequence, one DNA window encodes the following:
- the dok3 gene encoding docking protein 3 yields MEVIFKEGMLYLQAVKFGKKTWRKMWMVLYKPSSQGVGRLEFYAVADSSCVTEQKRMGRQKTPERKVVRLIDCLSVTFAPKESCPAGCTAFYLNTTQSTYILASTSSQDWVNALCHLAFQKDPGESDKGDFEQGNGLTMADNDLYASWKSELTLPPNQYQVTIQSTEASKRCKLSGKYLVSIEGEAIELLDMRTRYIIFDWPYKLLRKFGQIEGGFSIEAGRRCKSGQGVFMFLTQHGPQIFQTISKQCTVERNTAVQPPSANRRSLIDPFPAPPPATAHSFVDPSIYSFPDVSADTEDKFTSDYPIYDDPVQQIKQLSLKPSLLGSNEAVAEEAEDEDEQEWCYSLEALNLDNIIEDSIYCNLRRGTPPLMRKAEADNSDCIYSGIKKVNSLTNLQQEPSYPPLPLPVPPPPPLSSTYSLAKPQNQHALPVNNSFQPEYNTQEDYDEDDLNETEEANSSSAQVTPSEVPGSFKHRLAEIISKDLAKFQPPLPYGAGSLAFSQ; encoded by the exons ATGGAGGTCATCTTCAAGGAGGGCATGCTGTACCTTCAAGCTGTCAAATTTGGAAAA AAAACATGGCGGAAAATGTGGATGGTGCTTTATAAACCCAGCTCTCAGGGGGTTGGCCGATTGGAGTTCTATGCTGTagctgacagcagctgtgttacCGAGCAGAAAAGGATGGGCCGGCAGAAAACACCAGAAAGAAAAGTCGTGCGTCTAATTGACTGTCTCAGTGTCACGTTTGCACCAAAGGAGTCTTGCCCGGCTGGCTGCACAGCCTTCTACCTAAACACCACACAGTCAACCTACATCTTAGCCTCCACATCAAGCCAGGACTGGGTGAATGCCCTCTGTCATCTAGCCTTCCAG AAGGATCCTGGAGAATCAGACAAAGGGGATTTTGAGCAAGGAAATGGCTTGACCATGGCGGACAACGATCTTTACGCATCTTGGAAAAGCG AGCTGACGCTTCCTCCAAACCAGTACCAAGTAACCATCCAGAGCACAGAGGCATCCAAGAGGTGCAAGCTGTCTGGGAAGTACCTGGTCTCCATAGAAGGGGAGGCAATAGAGCTGCTGGACATGAGAACTCGTTACATCATCTTCGACTGGCCATACAAGCTCCTACGCAAATTTGGTCAGATTGAG GGGGGATTCAGCATCGAAGCAGGCCGTCGCTGCAAGTCGGGACAAGGCGTGTTCATGTTTCTGACCCAGCATGGTCCCCAGATCTTTCAGACTATATCTAAGCAGTGCACAGTGGAGAGGAATACAGCGGTGCAGCCTCCCAGTGCCAACAGAAGATCACTAATTGACCCGTTTCCTGCTCCCCCGCCTGCCACAGCTCACTCTTTCGTCGACCCTTCCATCTACAGTTTTCCAGATGTTTCAGCCGACACAGAGGACAAGTTTACCAGTGATTACCCCATTTATGACGACCCTGTACAGCAGATAAAACAGCTATCACTCAAGCCTTCTCTCTTGGGCAGCAACGAGGCTGTGGCAGAGGAAGCTGAGGATGAGGACGAGCAGGAATGGTGCTATTCCCTGGAGGCTCTAAATCTGGATAACATTATTGAGGACAGCATTTACTGCAACTTACGGAGAGGCACGCCTCCTTTGATGAGAAAAGCCGAGGCAGATAATTCAGATTGCATTTATTCAGGGATAAAAAAAGTCAATTCTCTGACAAATCTCCAGCAGGAGCCTTCCTATCCCCCCTTACCATTGCCTGTACCCCCGCCTCCTCCCTTATCATCCACTTATTCCTTAGCCAAACCCCAAAATCAGCATGCGCTCCCTGTGAATAACTCCTTCCAGCCAGAATACAATACACAAGAAGACTACGATGAAGACGACTTGAATGAGACTGAGGAGGCCAATAGCTCCTCTGCTCAAGTTACCCCCTCAGAGGTGCCTGGCAGTTTTAAACACAGGCTGGCAGAAATCATTTCTAAGGACTTGGCAAAGTTCCAGCCTCCTCTTCCCTACGGAGCAGGCAGCCTAGCATTTTCTCAGTAG
- the LOC134639801 gene encoding probable ATP-dependent RNA helicase DDX41, translating to METENRPQKRSHDEDERTGSEGSEDDDYVPYVPVKIRKQQMLQKMLRLRGKAVDEEQKDSGEEQRDEDEALGPRSHISLLDQHQHLKEKAEARKESAKEKQLKEEEKILESVAEGRALMSVKEMAKGIIYDDPIKTSWKAPRYILNMPDTRHERVRKKFHILVDGDGIPAPIKSFREMKFPPAILKGLKKKGIVHPTPIQIQGIPTVLSGRDMIGIAFTGSGKTLVFTLPIIMFALEQEKRLPFFKREGPYGLIICPSRELARQTHGIIEYYCKLLEEEGAPQLRTALCIGGMSVKEQMEVVKHGVHMMVATPGRLMDLLQKKMVGLDICRYLALDEADRMIDMGFEEDIRTIFSYFKGQRQTLLFSATMPKKIQNFAKSALVKPITINVGRAGAASLDVIQEVEYVKEEAKMVYLLECLQKTSPPVLIFAEKKADVDAIHEYLLLKGVEAVAIHGGKDQEERTKAIEAFKEGKKDVLVATDVASKGLDFPAIQHVVNYDMPEEIENYVHRIGRTGRSGKTGIATTFINKGCDESVLMDLKALLVEAKQKVPPVLQVLQTGDETMLDIGGERGCTFCGGLGHRITDCPKLEAMQTKQVTNIGRKDYLAHSSMDF from the exons ATGGAGACCGAAAACCGACCTCAAAAG AGATCCCATGACGAGGATGAAAGGACTGGCTCAGAAGGATCGGAGGATGACGACTACGTTCCATATGTTCCAGTCAAAATCAGAAAACAGCAAATG CTACAAAAGATGTTGCGCTTGCGAGGGAAAGCGGTGGATGAAGAACAGAAGGACAGTGGGGAGGAACAGAGGGATGAAGATGAGGCTCTTGGTCCACGCTCCCATATTAGTCTCCTCGACCAGCATCAACACCTCAAGGAAAAGGCAGAAG CTCGGAAGGAGTCAGCCAAggagaagcagctgaaagaggaggagaagatccTGGAGAGTGTTGCAGAGGGCAGAG CTCTGATGTCTGTGAAGGAAATGGCCAAAGGTATCATATATGATGATCCTATAAAAACAAG CTGGAAAGCACCACGCTACATCCTGAATATGCCAGACACCAGACATGAGCGCGTCAGGAAGAAATTTCACATCCTGGTTGATGGCGACGGCATTCCTGCTCCTATCAAAAGCTTCAGAGAGATGAAGTTTCCACCAG caaTTCTGAAAGGTTTGAAAAAGAAGGGAATTGTCCACCCAACACCAATTCAAATACAAGGAATCCCAACAGT TCTTTCAGGTAGAGACATGATTGGAATCGCCTTCACTGGATCAGGAAAGACTTTGGTCTTCACTCTGCCGATCATCATGTTCGCGCTGGAGCAGGAGAAAAGACTGCCTTTCTTTAAGAGAGAGGGACCGTATGGGCTTATCATCTGTCCTTCA CGAGAGCTGGCGAGGCAGACACATGGCATCATAGAGTATTACTGCAAGCtgctggaggaggagggagCTCCTCAGCTGCGCACAGCCCTCTGCATCGGAGGAATGTCTGTCAAGGAGCAGATGGAGGTAGTAAAACA CGGTGTCCATATGATGGTTGCTACACCTGGAAGATTGATGGACTTGCTGCAGAAGAAGATGGTGGGTCTGGACATCTGTCGCTACTTGGCTTTGGATGAAGCTGACAGGATGATAGATATGGGTTTTGAGGAAGATATCCGAACCATCTTCTCTTACTTCAAG GGTCAAAGACAAACCCTGCTTTTCAGTGCCACTATGCCCAAGAAAATCCAGAACTTTGCTAAGAGTGCACTGGTCAAACCCATTACTATTAATGTGGGCAGAGCAGGAGCTGCCAGCTTGGATGTCATCCAG GAAGTGGAGTACGTCAAAGAAGAGGCTAAGATGGTGTACCTCTTAGAGTGTCTCCAGAAAACGTCTCCTCCA GTGCTGATATTTGCTGAGAAAAAGGCGGATGTAGATGCCATCCATGAGTATCTGCTGCTTAAAGGAGTAGAGGCAGTGGCCATACATGGTGGAAAAG ATCAAGAGGAAAGAACAAAAGCCATTGAAGCAttcaaagaaggaaaaaaagatgtgTTAGTGGCCACCGATGTTGCCTCCAAGGGTCTGGATTTCCCAGCTATTCAACATGTAGTGAACTATGACATGCCAGAAGAGATAGAAAACTATG TCCATAGAATAGGAAGAACTGGACGATCGGGCAAAACTGGAATTGCCACAACTTTCATCAATAAAGGCTGCG ATGAATCCGTTCTGATGGATCTGAAAGCTCTGCTCGTTGAAGCCAAGCAGAAAGTTCCTCCAGTCCTCCAGGTGCTCCAGACCGGAGACGAGACCATGCTGGACATCGGAG gcgAGAGAGGATGTACGTTCTGTGGTGGTCTTGGTCATCGTATTACAGACTGTCCCAAGCTGGAGGCCATGCAGACCAAGCAGGTCACCAACATTGGAAGGAAAGACTACCTGGCTCATAGCTCAATGGACTTCTAA
- the atoh1b gene encoding protein atonal homolog 1b, translated as MAAKAELSSWSEYPEDFTLLQQHHQQQHNLAHISSKAWISSTSIRALSIRDAHAAAEAAGISREKLVPVTEFTDRVTTKGMTETDPAKAPDGCKTSHFGPQRHRRVAANARERRRMHGLNKAFDELRSVIPSLENEKKLSKYDTLQMAQIYITELSELLAGVVHPECRSPRPGSGDKTSRRNLIHSLLPAAAAQSPIPLTGEQRDPSASIGHLILLGPTSDMESNKSGTCSSSSDGESSHLSDAEEGQSGKQWQKVSATDF; from the coding sequence ATGGCTGCAAAAGCAGAACTTTCGAGCTGGTCGGAGTACCCAGAGGACTTCACTCTGCTGCAGCAgcatcaccagcagcagcacaacCTGGCCCACATCAGCTCCAAAGCCTGGATTTCCTCCACTTCAATCCGTGCGCTGTCAATTAGGGACGCGCACGCGGCTGCAGAGGCAGCGGGCATCTCGCGGGAGAAACTTGTGCCAGTGACCGAATTCACTGACCGCGTTACCACCAAAGGCATGACAGAGACAGACCCTGCTAAGGCGCCAGATGGATGCAAGACGAGCCACTTCGGCCCTCAGAGACACAGGCGCGTGGCGGCCAACgccagggagaggaggaggatgcaCGGGTTGAACAAAGCGTTTGACGAGCTCAGGAGTGTCATCCCCTCCCTGGAAAACGAGAAAAAGTTATCCAAATACGACACCCTCCAGATGGCGCAGATTTACATCACAGAGCTGTCTGAGCTCCTGGCCGGCGTGGTTCACCCAGAGTGCAGGAGTCCTCGTCCAGGCTCTGGAGACAAGACCTCCAGGAGGAACCTGATTCACTCTCTGCTGCCAGCAGCCGCTGCACAGTCCCCGATACCTCTGACCGGAGAGCAGAGAGACCCCTCCGCCTCTATCGGTCATCTGATTTTACTTGGACCTACATCTGACATGGAATCAAATAAATCAGGCACTTGTTCCAGTAGCAGCGATGGGGAATCTTCACATCTCAGTGACGCAGAGGAGGGTCAAAGCGGGAAACAGTGGCAGAAAGTCAGTGCCACTGACTTTTAA